Proteins encoded within one genomic window of Carassius gibelio isolate Cgi1373 ecotype wild population from Czech Republic chromosome A4, carGib1.2-hapl.c, whole genome shotgun sequence:
- the LOC127975163 gene encoding protein BTG1 has translation MHTLCARGTMKPEISAAVGFLSRFLRIKGHMNDRQLQTFNQTLQDILAEQYKHHWFPDRPNKGSGYRCIRINHKMDPLVGQAGQRIGLSIQQLYLLLPSELTLWVDPFEVSYRIGEDGSICVLYESHPSTNGNPSITTGNSNPASSVTQVSPMVDSHISCKEELLVMGRTSSTKPYLMTVSS, from the exons ATGCATACCCTCTGTGCCCGAGGAACGATGAAGCCAGAGATAAGCGCCGCCGTCGGGTTTCTGTCGAGATTCCTGCGGATTAAAGGACATATGAACGACAGACAGCTCCAGACGTTCAACCAGACTCTACAGGACATCCTGGCAG agCAATACAAGCACCACTGGTTCCCAGACCGTCCCAACAAAGGTTCTGGGTATCGATGCATACGCATCAACCACAAGATGGACCCTCTGGTGGGACAGGCCGGCCAGCGCATTGGCCTGAGCATCCAGCAACTCTACCTGCTGCTTCCCAGTGAGCTGACATTGTGGGTCGACCCATTTGAAGTGTCCTACCGCATCGGAGAGGACGGCTCGATTTGTGTGCTCTATGAGTCCCACCCCAGCACCAACGGAAACCCCAGCATCACCACTGGAAACAGCAACCCCGCCTCTTCTGTCACCCAGGTATCCCCGATGGTGGACAGTCACATCAGCTGCAAGGAGGAACTTCTGGTTATGGGCCGCACCAGCTCCACCAAACCTTACCTGATGACTGTGTCCAGCTAA